One window of the Oceanicaulis sp. genome contains the following:
- a CDS encoding HWE histidine kinase domain-containing protein, translated as MTADAADMTTAVDRFDWAQTPLGPREAWPHALDCAVRLALAAPFPMIVMGGSNAIVAAYNDAYAPLLADKPCPLGKPIIEAWAEAADQIGPEIEAALAGATVRRDQVQFELDRSGRRETAWFDYSFSPILDTRGAPVGVLNAGKEITRQVRSAQEVKTLLDELSHRVKNTLAVVNGLAALSFRDEADSPGLHRFRERLQALASTHDLLFEGDANTADLRALIRRAVGACADQSRFGFSGPELQISAGVATKLALILHELCTNAVKYGALSNESGEVRLGWEAGADGALVHVRWRERGGPVVEDTSRRGFGSELISRLLQGVPEAKVDLRLEPAGAECDIDLPLQQ; from the coding sequence ATGACCGCGGACGCAGCCGACATGACAACCGCCGTTGACCGGTTCGACTGGGCGCAAACCCCGCTCGGCCCGCGCGAGGCCTGGCCCCATGCGCTCGATTGCGCCGTCCGCCTGGCGCTGGCCGCGCCGTTTCCGATGATCGTGATGGGCGGGTCGAACGCGATCGTCGCAGCCTACAACGACGCCTACGCGCCCCTGCTGGCCGACAAGCCGTGCCCGCTCGGAAAGCCGATAATCGAGGCCTGGGCCGAAGCCGCCGACCAGATCGGACCCGAGATCGAGGCCGCCCTCGCTGGCGCGACGGTCCGCCGCGATCAGGTGCAGTTCGAGCTCGACCGCAGCGGGCGCCGCGAGACCGCCTGGTTCGACTATTCCTTCAGCCCGATCCTGGACACGCGCGGCGCGCCCGTCGGCGTTCTGAACGCCGGTAAGGAGATCACGCGCCAGGTGCGCTCGGCGCAGGAGGTGAAGACCCTACTCGACGAGTTGAGCCACCGGGTGAAGAACACGCTGGCGGTGGTGAACGGGCTGGCCGCCCTGTCGTTTCGCGACGAGGCCGACAGCCCCGGACTGCACCGGTTTCGCGAACGACTGCAGGCGCTGGCGTCGACGCACGACCTTCTGTTCGAGGGCGACGCCAACACCGCCGACCTCCGCGCGCTGATCCGGCGCGCCGTCGGCGCCTGTGCGGACCAGTCCCGCTTCGGGTTCTCAGGTCCGGAGCTTCAGATCAGCGCTGGCGTGGCCACCAAGCTCGCCCTGATCCTGCATGAGCTGTGCACCAACGCGGTCAAGTACGGCGCGCTTTCGAACGAGAGCGGCGAAGTCCGGCTGGGCTGGGAGGCTGGGGCGGACGGCGCGCTCGTCCACGTGCGATGGCGAGAGCGCGGCGGCCCCGTTGTCGAGGACACGTCGCGCCGCGGCTTCGGCTCCGAGCTCATCAGCCGCCTCCTGCAGGGAGTCCCCGAGGCGAAGGTCGATCTGCGGCTCGAGCCGGCCGGCGCGGAATGCGACATCGATCTGCCGCTTCAACAATGA